The window TAATAttctgttgtcattttaatgttatatttattagtgcaataaaaaaactaatgttcttttaattgttataaaatacatcaattaGCATAGTTACAAACCTGATCTTTAGTTTAGTCAAATTTTAAGACTTTAATCAGTGACGTCACGTTTGTTTGTGGCATTGATATAGTCGTGTGAGAGATAGTTCGTGGTTCTGTTGTGCTGTGTTTGTTTGTTGTCCTATGTTGTTTTACgtgtttgtatttatttgtcGTTAGCATGTTGAAATGTACTATCGTATTGTTTATTACGAACTTTTCTGTCCTGAAagttttttgcatttatttgtactgtattcctgtcatgtattGTTGTCATGTTAGTGTTGTATTTAACActgccataaaagcgcgaggtttgactagccacaaaacaaggttcaatccactacttttccttaaaatttcctaTACAAAATCGGGAAAATGGCAGTTACTAtcttatacatgtaatagttcgtttctgtgtgtgttgcattatcgttttttttcttgttgcacttcagtgtttctgttgttttgttgatttccttttatagttaatgtgtttctttcgtttttagtttgtaacccggatttcaTTTCTCgcaatcgatgtatgactttcgaacagcggtatactattttTACTATCTTTATTTATGACCAGTTGGTTCTTATCATACCTCACTGTCTAAAAGTAAAAACCTGCATAAATAGTTGACTAAACAAAAATTACATCATTTAGAAACGCATGTGACGATTTTTGATAATCCTCTACTTTTTCAGCAACCTTTCTAAACTCAAGTTAATTATTGCGTGCATCTTTGAAACAGGTATTTGAGTATACCAAGTTCTCACTAACTCATTTTTACTAAtctgcaaaaaatattttttttatacaccgGATTCATCCCAcagtttacaaataaaattgaggaAATAGATTCATTTATTTCAGATTCAACTTCTAGAATTACATTCAATAATCTtctaatttgtatataaaaaatgtttcttCCTTTCAATCGAATTGGAAGACTATAAACTCTATTTAACAATGCCGAACAGTATTTTGTATGTCCGAATATCTAGACTCTTCACTGCTTGAGCCAGTTTTCTGTTTCTGATAAGTGGGTTCATTTGTATCAATATCATGATTGTCATCAGTTTCATGGACCTCGTCCACATCTTCTACTACCGCACCTTCATTATCATACCCTTCATCAAAACAATCATCATTGTACAAACGTCAATACGAGTGTTCATatcttcttaaattttattaGTTGAGGATTGTTCATTTCTCATATCGATAAGCATACTCATAATTACATTACTATTGCTATCTGAAGTACTAGAGGACAACTCTTAGTTTATAACGGTCTTTCCTTCAGCGTCTTAGTTATTGACTTTTGGGCCGCTTCATGTACTACTTTTACTAACAGTTGtgaggccacaccaatttgattccgtgttcgacggacccgccctcacctatttttttcaaaacagaatttttttattttttttatatcttcccgcttcccgcatccggaattttaatcatgtccatttcccgcaccgccttttagtaaatattataaaaggatatcaacatttgtttttaaaatcacagtctaacctgtatataacgattttaaacataaaagcacccaccacactgtgtaaatatctgttagaatatttgtttcagcatgaaacctatttatccaaattTGGCAGTGCTTCGATATAAAtttacaaggatttgtatagtaaagaacaaaaaattggtttctttcccccttacttatattccctatcaagaaatgttcgttgttagaataaagtacaaagaacttctgaaggatttgcttcaactgcaattatattgtatgctgtcgaaacaaaactatccatagccacTGCATGTtaatgcacctgtcctgattgattgaggggcctgtcgttcagcagttatcgtttgttgatgttgttcattggtattttcccgtttggatatacatgatataataaattagatcgttggtttgtctgttcgaattgtgtacgctaataattttggggtcctttatagcttgctgtttggtctgtatcaaagccctgtgtaaaaggccgtactttgacctgtgtttattattatcaggttgagaaaaACCCTCCCTcaaacaaggggtcattttactgatgtagaaaagaaaatagaaacataccaaggatttgtatagttcttctatacaaaacctttcaAAAAGAAGaaagttacatcatattttaaacaactttttctaaaagaggggtccacttacatgacttattttgaataatattaaactgttaaagtaaatgtgttaatttaacatggttaaagtccaggaatattacaaaactcttggacatgttttgaccatttaataccagatagatatatagttttttgagaaaatatgagcccagtggcggatccagagggggggttccgggggtgcgcaccccccctttattttggccgatcaatgcatttgaatcgggacaatcgggacatatgttttgcaccccccctttgccctgggctagcaccccccctttcgaaaattcctgcatccgccactggagcccttttgtacaaacaaatatattattacttatattgatccctcataaaacatgtaaaagggatatttataacattaaggggttgcccccaaactgattatgacttggatggagaattgtctcattgtcagccACACATTCATAacccagatttaattatttcttggtcattgttggtgaacagggaaataatacttcagaaattaaagaaatgtcaaagtacaagtgataaatcaagttttaatattgtcaaaacctactattttatgtttacaaaaaaaaattataatcgctcgcctttacttttctagcttcgcctcaaaaatttgcaaattaaatggAGTccaaaatccgtagaacaagaaattaaattggtgtggcctgaCCTATAGTTTTAAaattctgtgccattttggtctcttgtggagagttgtttcattaacaatcataccacatcttattttttatatttaagcatTTTCGTTTAGCGGCACCATCGTCATTTTCTTCATATGCTATCCAGCTGAAAGGGATCCTCTTCAAAACAAGATTAAAAGCTTTTATCTACTTTTTCCTTGTTCAGAAAAGGCGTCCGCCATCTTTGTCAAATAATAATCTCGTTTCACAAACGAAGTTGTAAGATCTTTACTTGTGTACGTATAAAAAATCTTTATAAAGACATACACTTTTATTATTATACTTTTAGTTCGTATAAATTATATATACGTACAAGTCAATCACATTAACTAAATATAACTTTATGAAGATCTTCGTTAGAGGTTGCATATCGAGACAAACCGCATCCGCTAGATAACCAAGTTCGCAAGACATTGAGGTTGCAGTTGCGCAATACTATCTTATATAATACCGGAAGTGTTATAGCGTAATAGAATTTATCTACTGTCCACAAGCACTAACGTCTTATTGAAATGGATTTTTGCTGTTCAAAAACTGTCTTATTTTTACTTGAATTCTTAGTGACTCCTTGAATATGCtttctttatgattttaaaaatatgctgATTTGTAAACAGATTATCACATAACAAAACCTCAATGTGTTGCTAactaaataaataacaaaactttaattttaaaattagagTGTTTATTCAGAAAATGTACATGAATGACATAAAACTAAGTGTTGTTAAAAGTAAAACTAGATATAGTCCGATTTTTTGGTCGGGTTTTGGTTGCACAGTTCATAGTCCTTTTCTATgaagtattttgtattttgtattttgtattttgtagtaTTCATTTGAAATCCTCGGCCTCGTTgtattatttgtaattttctcaaaaatttcatCGTATGCATTTATAAAAACAGCGTTGAGAGTGAGTACAGATTGCCGTTTAATTCGGGAGATAGTCATATCAATCATTGGTTAATACATTTACATCAGTCAACATAACTAATAAAAACAGATTTCTTATTATGTAAAACTAAGTTTATTTATTGTCTGTACTTCGATTCTTTACATTTACAGGAAAAGCCAATGGAGGAAAAACAAAAACCTAagggacaaataattttgttggttCGTATTTAATCTGTCAATTATTAACAATGCTATTTTACTGTGTTATATTTGGTCAAATAGCTCTTCATCAATTGTTTTGGTTCTTAGAAAagcattggctttcaaatatttgccttgagcgttcctgatgacggtaaatccagaaaaagcgATTCGGACGCATGCAATTTATGTAACGTGTTGATTTTTTGAATATATCAAGTGAATTAGTCAGTATTtctgaagaaaaaagaaatatcatgCAACAGAATTATGGGAACAAGAGTCCACCTTAACCGAAAGAGATAAATCAAATTGATACGCTGAAAACCGCAATATATTTATCCCGTAATTATGGTAAATCGTGCACTTAAGGacgttttttgttttatttttctgagacttagctttgtttttttttttatatatatataactattgtCAAGCTTGATTATTACTCATAATTGTTTCTCATTCACTGAATGTACGAAGTTATTCCATGCTTGAGCTGCTGCCCAGTTTGTTAACATTCAAATTCTAATTGCGTCAAAACCACGTGACACATTGAATCGGTATATTCAATCAAATCGCTCTATTGTCAATAAGGTGATTTTTTTAGTCTAACAgaattatattattgttttgtaTGATATTTCTTTGGAATAGTTTGCAAACAATTGGGGGTTTATTCAATAGGAAACCTCATAATAAGCCATGCAATTTGACATCAATAGAATTTATATGAATATTTACTTATGGTCAGAATATCTATTTCTTTATATTGAACCAAAAcgtttataaatgaaatataaaattatgtatattgttttttattacacaactctatatattattttttttaagacttgaaatacatttattgaaaatcacCTGAATACAATTTTCCTTGTGTAACCCAGGGAAGAATACACAAGGGGCCCTGTGTTTACAATGATCCAACGTCCAGGGATAAACGGTGGActctattataaaaaaatacataagttATACATTCATATTAATTACACAGATTGAGTTTGCGTATAAATTATTCACAATATTCTaccagtaaataaaatacattttattttttgtacttttaacacCTGGATTACATTGTTATGTGTCGGTCAGTGATTTTATAGGTCACATGCTCGACCTTGTAAATGCGTGTATTGTATATTTCTATACTAAGTTGGATGTATGATTATGTTCTAAAAAGAAAAGGAAAGTAAGTACAAATTATTACGTCATTTACTAATGTATAAgatttattataagttttatttcagctgcaaaattttcttttttagatgATAATGATTTGTCCATAGATTCAATTAAACTGCTCAGTTCCCGTTTTGCATATGCTATCAATTGACTAGAAGTAAAACTTTTAGActgatatttgattatattccTACATTTCCAAATAATCCATTTAACTGTATTCATAATCGTATTAGTTATGACATTGTACTTTTTGTTGTAATGGTACATTCCTAGTATGATAAGTTCTTCGCTCAATGGAATATATACAGTGTTATTAAGTACATTATATGTTTTAAGCGCATCAAAAATGTGTTCCCAAACAACCATTATAATGTTACAGCTGTGAAAAAGGTGTGTGAGAGTTTCGTTTTCTGTTTTACAAAAATGGCATTTGCCATTATTTGATTTGCCGATTCTAAATAGTTTTTGCTCCGTATAGATAATGTTATGAACAATTTTCCAGCTAATTTGATTTGCTTTCCTAGAaaacatacttttatttaaatttatccagATCTTTTTCCACGGTAATTCCGAATTATACTGAATATTCCATTTTATTTGACAGTTTGGAACTATATATAAATTTAACGAATATTGGATTAATTTCAAAGATATCTCACTTGGGATTACtactttattctgtttatcgtaaaattcaaatgtatttttaatgtaataaCCATTTTTGGGGGGGTTCTGGATTAACGTGGACGTTTTTTAGTCTGTCCTTGAACAATTTTGGAATAGCTAATTTCAGCCTTGTCCATTCCGAGATCCAGTTTCTCTTATCTTTAAGAGTATTGTATATAAAGTTGTCGCTTTTGACAACTCtatattcataaacaaaaatatggcaTGAATATCTTTGTTTCCCAAAGTCTTTTGATCATTTTTGACGTTTTTCTCGCGGGAAAATCGAGTTAAGACGGAAGGTACCTGTCATTTAGAAATTCTTTAAAATACGATTTACTAGGCCTGTTTTGTCCGTCTTTAAGATTGTTGACGCTTTTAGGAATGTAAACAAAGCAATAGAGGCCGGCAGAGAGATTTCCTAAAGTTATGAAATGTTTAAAGGCATTCTGCAGTCTGATTTGAAACAGCCTTTAGAAACTTGGCATGTTTGTACAATACTTTAGaataacaattaaaacacatCTTTAGAAATGTGTTTTTATATAGAAGAGAAGACAAACGTATTCTGCACTAATTTTGTACGCTGAAATTAGCGCTGTGACGTCAATGCAGAGTTTTCCAGTGAAATATGTACAATAACAAAGTCCCAACAAACCGACATGATGACCGATTATAGACTACGGTAGGATAATGAAGACATTATTTTGTTTAACCTTTTCATTAGGAGTTAATGTTTTCTGACCATAACCAATCTGTGCATTGTTTCAAGTGCTGTgagattttttacattttgagtgacagcatttgattataattaacgatacatgtatacaattgaATACGTGTTGAAAGCACGCATTACGTATACTgttcatgtttatataaaaacaaatgtataggATAAACATGATTTCCTTGAAGACATCTAAAATAATTTCAgtgtattatatttaaatattgatcacTGAAAACAGGCCACTTAAAATATCTAAATGTATTCTTGCAGGTTTATGTTGCTCATTGAACACTTGTCTGAGAAATGTTTGTACATGTTTTAGCTTTCAGATATAAATGAAAAGAGTGACAACGTCTCCTTCAAAGTTAAATCAGCAAATAACAATGTCTTCCGTTTAAGAGGTGAGCTATGTCAGAATATAATGCATATAAAAAGTACAAAgacaatattttcatttgttaaaaCAAGTTGCTGTTCACCCGACGTATATCTAAAATActgaatttttattattttcattctcCTTTATCGAATAATAACATACCATGCACAGTTGATTTATCTGAAATGTTTGCTAAATAGTCTTCTTACTTATCAAAATGTGAGAATCATATGTTGGTGTTGTTAGGTTTTCAAGAAAGATATTTATCTAAATAGATTGAAAACGTGTATGTATGATTAAACAAATGTGTAAATCTTCTTGGACAGttcatttagatttttaaatcaatgcacacaatcattttgtcaaattatgattagtatacacaaaaggatcaTAGTAATAAAAACTATAACCGGCAAAAACAgacagcaattaatcagattaaaatatGTAATTACAGCCTAGGGACatgccactattacatgtattttatctaattagcaaaatattgctaatatttagacatGATACATTGTTTGTACCAAAAATCATTTTCAATCTAGTGAcaagcatatttttaaataattgtaaaGTAAACAAACATGgccaaattttatatatatattatgtttaattaaATGGCTTCATTTCTGTGttgtcaaaataccccttaatgtaTTTGCAAGTTAATAAGAACACATTCCCTCTTCTATTAAAACATCTTAGGTTTGAGAAATACCTGCCACATCAGCTCCTGTCGAAACAAAGTGTTCGAACCAGAGAGAtgcagactaaatgacaaaacttttaaaaaatctaatgGTGATCAAATGCAATGCTAAAACTATGTTATAAGCTTtgatgaatattttacacatgctatatatacatgatatatattgtttaaaaaaagttatgaagaaatgtaatgtgtaattcaattaattactttagtaaagtaattgtaatttaattaattacatttcaaaaactgtgtaatgtgtaattagtgtaattgaccttttttgcaatgtaatgtgtaatttaattaattacattccaatgtaattgatcACAAGTCTGTAATTGATATTGTATGTGCACAAGTAGTATATATTGTGTGGCAGCAGCAAATATTTTTGCCACGTTGACAAAAATTTGTTCCCGCTAgcaaaattgtataatatatttgttgaataatatcaaaatattggattttaaaatttgtagaaatataaaagactgttttgattttttcacaCGTTGCATTTTGCAGacgtcaagaaaattacataatataactgttgtataatattaaatgaaaattttgttttttcactTATAAAagaatgttttgatttattttccaTCGCATTTAACATATAGACAAtttaaattgttaatattttggataaagaagttaaaagtaaaactgaaaaaataGAAGATTAAATGACTTCGCGTTGAGAgaagaaattttataaaacttttaagtttcatttgtaacaaaaaatgaataagaattgaaaatatattaattaaccctaaccctagcgtatattgtaaaaactattattattatttattaaaacaatccATACTCAAACATTAATTAAACCTTATCCATCTACCACTCTTATCCCAACCATATATCACGGAATTAATTACCCCTAATTTATTCCCTAATTAGactattgtttttatttctcaTCCGGGTATTTAATTCctcaaaatatttgcaaaatgtCACCCATCAACACCATGTTTATATTCATCATCATTTGTTTCACAATGTCAGCTGTTTCATGCTCGCATGAATTGAGAGATGTATGCACAGTGGAGGGGGATACTCTCCATTGCAGATGGACTGGAGCAGGGCTCTACAACAACAGAATCCGACTAGATGTAAAGAAAGTCGTATTCGAAAGATTTTTTGTTGCCGGACAATTGGACCTTGCAAATAATAGAGACCTGCATTCAATTGAGATCAAACAAGGAAATTCTAAATGCAGCAATGTTTTAGCAGCACCAGAAACAATAACAATTGTTAATGGTATACATTGTGATGTAAGTATATAGGAAATTAGAAAAGAATAACAGAATAATAAGAGCTTTAAAGTAATCACGTAGTATTGTCTCTATATGTAAAGTGACTAGAAACAACCTAAACTATGAGCAGatcttatatattatttattaattttattgtgtaaaacaTTTCttacattatgtatattttttttttacagaatggaGTCATAGCTTCTACAACAACAACAGCAGCAACAAGAGTAACACCAGGATCCACATTGTCAATCGGCACCACTGATAAACAACTGGTAAGCATTtatctgatatttttttaattaaaacgtccgttttgttttctatttttattaggaaatacatgtacatgaacgaGTCAATTTGTATTCTCTATAGTATAGtgcttaaaaacaaattaaaatgtgaaggataagattttttaatatcaacattttcatgaaatacatgattttatttctttatttcagaaGTCAACACCACATGCACAGGAGGAAGACAAGGGTCTAGATAATATTAAGATCATTCTTATAATGATTTTTGGTAAGTatctaaatttaatttatttatttgattgacaaacaatataaaaataaaataaataaataaaataaaaatatatacatgttctaataaaaacacttatttataaataagaaaaagatgcggtatgagtgccaatgtattatagatcaaagtatgaccttcaacacagagcaaaagctcacaccaaacagtaagctataaagacaattcaaacagaaaaaccaatggtctaatctatttatatatatcaatatattttataatttttaaagtaagTGACATATTCAAATTTATCTTTACAGCATCTCTAGCATGTGTTATGCTCTTGTCGCTGATGTTATTTTGCATCTGCAAAAAGAAGAGAACTGCAAAAACCAATTTCCGCCAACACCAATTCTCCTTCAATGTCG of the Mytilus galloprovincialis chromosome 8, xbMytGall1.hap1.1, whole genome shotgun sequence genome contains:
- the LOC143084995 gene encoding uncharacterized protein LOC143084995 isoform X1, with the translated sequence MSPINTMFIFIIICFTMSAVSCSHELRDVCTVEGDTLHCRWTGAGLYNNRIRLDVKKVVFERFFVAGQLDLANNRDLHSIEIKQGNSKCSNVLAAPETITIVNGIHCDNGVIASTTTTAATRVTPGSTLSIGTTDKQLKSTPHAQEEDKGLDNIKIILIMIFASLACVMLLSLMLFCICKKKRTAKTNFRQHQFSFNVDADSLSEIEIADFVNTPKKTV
- the LOC143084995 gene encoding uncharacterized protein LOC143084995 isoform X2: MSPINTMFIFIIICFTMSAVSCSHELRDVCTVEGDTLHCRWTGAGLYNNRIRLDVKKVVFERFFVAGQLDLANNRDLHSIEIKQGNSKCSNVLAAPETITIVNGIHCDNGVIASTTTTAATRVTPGSTLSIGTTDKQLKSTPHAQEEDKGLDNIKIILIMIFEYILIAIYERLQEIINYFFPPRENNRRVAPAQQQPPRILRRSNRISIRPQRLTYD